A single window of Paracoccus sp. MBLB3053 DNA harbors:
- a CDS encoding VirB3 family type IV secretion system protein codes for MERTPVILGLTRQAKLWGLPMPYMLAVASLTVLPFMWSSQHLILSLSFLALGPVWYGFARIAAAANPNGAQVLRVILQKTPPALNRSRRKGRRYV; via the coding sequence ATGGAGCGCACTCCGGTCATTCTCGGGCTGACGCGACAGGCGAAGCTCTGGGGCCTGCCGATGCCCTATATGCTGGCGGTGGCATCGCTCACCGTGCTGCCCTTCATGTGGAGCTCGCAGCACCTGATCCTGTCGCTCAGCTTCCTTGCCCTCGGGCCGGTCTGGTACGGGTTTGCCCGCATTGCCGCCGCCGCCAATCCGAATGGTGCCCAGGTGCTGCGCGTCATCCTGCAAAAGACCCCGCCGGCGCTGAACCGCAGCCGCAGGAAGGGCCGGCGTTATGTCTAG
- a CDS encoding lytic transglycosylase domain-containing protein, protein MLLGGALPTQADVIRFAAAALVHESDASSVLRYDASGRRILPKPAKRIDVSAEAEEDLIRAALRATTSSRHSRPSTAIMPGIDRVASRYQHHPALRAAELSPQEWHALFRAMIWQESRFNPKARSPKGALGLTQLMPGTASMLGVDASDPMQNLDGGARYLLTQLQAFRSPMLALAAYNAGPKAVQKYGGVPPYPETRDYVIRVLSEHNRLLLKTQ, encoded by the coding sequence ATGCTGCTGGGCGGTGCCCTGCCAACTCAGGCCGATGTAATTCGCTTTGCCGCGGCAGCCCTGGTTCACGAGAGCGATGCCTCCTCGGTCTTGCGCTATGACGCCTCGGGCCGACGCATCCTGCCCAAGCCCGCGAAGCGCATAGATGTTTCTGCCGAGGCCGAAGAGGATCTGATCCGCGCCGCTTTGCGCGCCACCACATCTTCCCGGCATTCCCGACCCTCTACCGCGATCATGCCCGGGATCGACCGGGTGGCGTCGCGCTACCAGCATCACCCTGCTCTGCGTGCGGCTGAACTGTCACCGCAAGAATGGCATGCGCTGTTTCGGGCGATGATCTGGCAGGAATCCCGTTTCAACCCCAAGGCGCGCAGCCCGAAAGGCGCGCTTGGCCTGACGCAATTGATGCCAGGGACCGCCTCGATGCTCGGCGTCGATGCCTCCGATCCGATGCAAAACCTCGATGGCGGGGCGCGCTATCTACTGACGCAACTTCAGGCCTTTCGCAGCCCGATGCTGGCGCTCGCCGCCTACAATGCCGGCCCCAAGGCCGTGCAAAAATACGGCGGCGTACCGCCCTATCCTGAGACCCGCGATTACGTGATCCGGGTGCTTTCCGAACATAACCGCCTCCTCCTCAAGACGCAGTAG
- a CDS encoding dioxygenase family protein, whose translation MSTVTIDNVTDVVIAAMGQHGDVTPRNREILTALIRHIHDFSREVKLQHSEFLYACDFLARAGQLCDDKRQEFILLGDIIGLEVLVDMLTHHAEAGASESTVLGPFYRENPPVLPKGASIVQMHFDNEESIYFEGFVRDTAGNPIEGVLVDVWEDAPNGLYENHDPNQPDYNLRGRLQTDENGHYAFRAVRPVAYPIPDDHTAGELIRAMGHHPMRPSHMHFMLQRDGYRRLISQVFDSRDEYLENDSVFAVKESLIGQYHPAAAELGVDLHIKFDFVLANAA comes from the coding sequence ATGTCAACAGTAACGATCGACAACGTCACAGACGTTGTCATTGCAGCCATGGGTCAACACGGCGACGTGACCCCGCGTAACCGCGAAATTTTGACCGCGCTAATCCGCCACATCCACGATTTCAGCCGCGAAGTGAAACTGCAGCATAGCGAGTTTCTTTATGCCTGCGACTTCCTTGCCCGCGCAGGTCAGCTTTGTGACGACAAGCGTCAGGAATTCATCCTACTTGGCGACATCATCGGCCTTGAGGTGCTGGTCGATATGCTGACCCACCATGCCGAGGCAGGCGCCAGCGAATCCACCGTGCTTGGCCCGTTTTATCGCGAGAACCCGCCCGTTTTGCCCAAGGGCGCCTCGATCGTTCAAATGCATTTCGACAATGAGGAAAGCATCTATTTCGAGGGCTTTGTGCGGGACACCGCCGGCAACCCGATCGAGGGTGTTCTGGTCGATGTCTGGGAAGACGCACCGAACGGGCTGTACGAAAACCACGACCCGAACCAACCCGACTATAACCTTCGCGGGCGTCTGCAGACCGATGAAAACGGCCACTATGCGTTCCGCGCCGTGCGCCCGGTCGCCTATCCAATTCCCGATGATCACACTGCCGGCGAACTTATCCGCGCTATGGGACACCACCCCATGCGCCCCAGTCACATGCATTTCATGCTGCAACGAGACGGCTATCGCCGTCTGATCAGTCAGGTCTTCGACTCACGTGATGAATATCTGGAAAACGACTCGGTCTTTGCCGTCAAGGAAAGCCTGATCGGGCAGTACCACCCCGCAGCAGCAGAACTGGGCGTCGATCTGCACATCAAGTTTGATTTCGTGCTGGCCAACGCCGCATAA
- a CDS encoding IS3 family transposase (programmed frameshift) yields the protein MRKSRFTEAQIIGMIKEQEAGLPTSELCRKHGLSPATFYKLKAKYGGMDLSDAKRLKQLEDENAKLKRLLADAMLDNVVLKDLPGKALTTPMARRDAVLRAMKDHPISQRRACVLIGVDPKTVRRERPPDNPEIREEMHKIAEKRRRFGYRRVGIMLERKGMIMNEKKLYRIYREEGLSVRRRRGRKRARGSRTPMPVPLCPNQRWSLDFLSDTFGACRKFRILAVNDDCCRENLALIADTSISGARVARELDALVRIYGKPACIVSDNGTEFTSKAILKWANENGVEWHYIDPGKPQQNGFIESFNGSLRDECLNEEIFDSLADARCKLALWRYDYNNVRPHSSLANKTPAEARRALEQSEGSAPGALAQPEADHYQPQGLSL from the exons ATGAGGAAGAGCCGTTTCACCGAGGCGCAAATCATCGGGATGATCAAAGAGCAGGAGGCTGGCTTGCCGACCTCGGAGCTTTGCCGGAAGCACGGGTTGAGCCCCGCAACCTTCTACAAGCTGAAGGCCAAGTATGGTGGGATGGACCTGTCCGATGCCAAACGCCTGAAGCAGCTCGAGGACGAGAATGCGAAGCTGAAGCGCTTGTTGGCGGATGCGATGCTCGACAACGTCGTGCTCAAGGATCTCC CTGGGAAAGCCCTGACGACACCGATGGCGCGGCGGGACGCGGTGCTGCGGGCGATGAAGGATCATCCGATCTCTCAACGCCGGGCCTGCGTCCTGATCGGTGTCGATCCGAAGACGGTGCGGCGCGAGAGGCCACCGGACAATCCGGAGATCCGTGAGGAGATGCACAAGATTGCTGAGAAGCGCCGACGCTTCGGCTATCGGCGCGTCGGCATCATGCTGGAGCGCAAGGGCATGATCATGAACGAAAAGAAGCTCTACCGCATCTACCGGGAAGAGGGCCTGTCGGTGCGCCGCCGTCGCGGCCGCAAACGGGCGCGCGGCAGCCGAACCCCGATGCCGGTGCCATTGTGCCCGAACCAGCGGTGGTCCCTGGACTTCCTGTCCGACACGTTCGGTGCCTGCCGCAAGTTCCGCATCCTGGCCGTCAACGACGATTGCTGCCGCGAAAACCTTGCCCTGATCGCCGACACCAGCATCTCGGGGGCCAGAGTGGCGCGCGAACTGGACGCTTTGGTCAGGATCTACGGCAAACCCGCCTGCATCGTCTCGGACAATGGCACCGAGTTCACCAGCAAGGCCATCCTCAAATGGGCTAACGAGAACGGCGTCGAATGGCACTACATCGATCCGGGCAAGCCGCAGCAGAACGGATTCATCGAGAGCTTCAACGGCAGCCTGCGCGACGAATGCCTGAACGAGGAGATCTTCGACAGCCTAGCCGATGCCCGCTGCAAGCTGGCCCTCTGGCGCTACGACTACAACAACGTCAGGCCGCATTCCTCGCTCGCAAACAAGACCCCGGCAGAAGCGCGCCGGGCGCTTGAGCAATCTGAGGGCTCCGCGCCCGGCGCGCTTGCCCAACCCGAAGCCGACCACTATCAACCCCAAGGACTCTCGTTATGA
- a CDS encoding VirB4 family type IV secretion system protein: MSSFATNGRNPAAQALLPKDPGFFTHLPYLIELDDEVVRTRQNGLMISLEISGLDGMTAAPQDIHELRGALAGMIDGLDERFSFYIHRMHRRADLGLTPIHGKSFAGDLDRAWRGHLDAQDLHDFVVVLTVVSSLPAPLRVPLFGKAAAKLLESDTEARLHDLRELVAVLESGLPHVTTRRLKISDGSLIGFYTAISTGLLAPAWRGEMSLIAEDAVPSAATFYPDEILFDEGIGPPRHAAVLAVKRYSQETWPGMLDALDASLDTVICHSFTPIAAEKIAGRVRFRVEQMRAADDLATTIQQQLIETADEVESGGKSVGLHQFTITVFAESREALDQRISKIKGMAERARVKFTRCAHSLEASFFASHPGNMDYQCWGMTVATTTFADMASLHMSDAGSPAEALHWRSPITVFQSASGAPHRFSFQGPGRPESEPPLGHTLVLGPSDSGKTTTVAFLAAQALRVRPRIIIFDKDEGLKSLVAALGGSYARIRAGQPTGLNPLLTETGSRGEAWLMDWLSTLIERRGTLSPIQAAALKSAIRRIAAAPEALRSFAHFESLVGDVQDGRELAMRVAEWGPEGRYNWVFGAADQPVVDFRRSNVVGLDMSEILEHATERTAILSYIFRRLELMFEDRVPTLLIIDEAHAALDDAFFAARMPKWAVTMRKLAVTMVLMTQFPSQIEASKAKTILEGLPHRLIFPNGQAIESQYAGLNLTENQLGFVLEGQYGPRRALWNGPTGSTLLDVDLSPLGPLLTALSGGKSALRAFGEGFETRPFFWRLDHG, encoded by the coding sequence ATGTCTAGCTTTGCCACGAACGGACGCAATCCGGCAGCGCAGGCACTTCTGCCGAAGGATCCCGGCTTCTTCACCCATCTGCCCTATCTCATTGAATTGGATGACGAGGTTGTCCGGACGCGGCAGAACGGGTTGATGATCTCGCTCGAGATTTCCGGTCTCGACGGCATGACCGCGGCACCGCAGGACATCCACGAGTTGCGCGGCGCCCTGGCCGGGATGATCGACGGGCTCGATGAGCGCTTCAGCTTCTACATCCATCGCATGCATCGCCGCGCCGATCTCGGGCTCACGCCGATTCATGGCAAGAGTTTCGCCGGCGATCTCGACCGCGCCTGGCGCGGTCATCTCGACGCGCAAGACCTGCATGATTTTGTCGTCGTCCTCACCGTGGTCTCCTCGCTGCCCGCGCCGCTGCGGGTGCCGCTCTTCGGCAAGGCGGCAGCGAAACTTCTGGAATCCGATACCGAGGCTCGCCTGCATGACCTGCGCGAGTTGGTCGCGGTGCTGGAAAGCGGCTTGCCGCATGTCACCACCCGGCGCCTGAAGATCAGCGATGGCAGCCTGATCGGTTTTTACACCGCGATCAGCACCGGGCTTCTCGCCCCGGCCTGGCGCGGCGAAATGAGCCTGATTGCCGAGGATGCCGTGCCCTCGGCCGCAACCTTCTACCCGGACGAAATCCTGTTCGACGAGGGCATTGGCCCGCCTCGCCATGCCGCAGTTCTCGCGGTGAAACGCTATAGTCAGGAGACCTGGCCCGGCATGCTCGATGCGCTCGACGCATCCCTCGATACCGTGATCTGCCACAGCTTCACCCCGATCGCGGCGGAAAAAATCGCCGGTCGGGTGCGCTTCCGCGTCGAACAGATGCGGGCGGCAGATGATCTGGCCACCACGATCCAGCAGCAGCTGATCGAGACCGCCGATGAGGTCGAAAGCGGAGGCAAGAGCGTGGGCCTGCATCAATTCACGATCACCGTCTTTGCAGAGAGCCGCGAGGCGCTCGATCAGCGCATCTCGAAGATCAAGGGCATGGCGGAACGCGCCCGGGTAAAATTCACGCGCTGCGCGCATAGTCTTGAGGCCAGCTTTTTTGCCAGCCATCCCGGCAATATGGATTACCAATGCTGGGGCATGACGGTCGCGACCACAACCTTTGCCGATATGGCCTCGCTGCATATGAGCGATGCTGGCAGTCCAGCCGAGGCATTGCATTGGCGCTCGCCGATCACCGTGTTTCAGAGCGCATCCGGGGCGCCGCATCGCTTCAGCTTCCAGGGGCCGGGACGGCCGGAATCCGAGCCGCCGCTGGGCCATACCCTGGTTCTCGGGCCCTCGGATTCCGGCAAGACCACCACGGTTGCCTTCCTTGCGGCTCAGGCGCTGCGGGTGCGGCCCCGGATCATCATCTTCGACAAGGACGAGGGGCTCAAAAGCCTCGTCGCCGCTTTGGGCGGTTCTTACGCCCGGATCCGCGCCGGGCAGCCGACCGGGCTCAATCCGCTGCTGACCGAGACCGGATCCCGCGGCGAGGCCTGGCTGATGGATTGGCTTTCGACCCTGATCGAGCGCCGCGGCACGCTGTCTCCGATCCAAGCGGCGGCGCTCAAATCCGCCATTCGCCGGATTGCCGCTGCGCCCGAGGCTCTGCGCAGCTTCGCCCATTTCGAGAGCCTGGTCGGTGATGTGCAGGACGGGCGCGAGCTCGCCATGCGGGTGGCGGAATGGGGACCGGAGGGGCGCTACAACTGGGTCTTCGGTGCCGCAGATCAGCCGGTCGTCGATTTCCGCCGCAGCAATGTTGTCGGGCTCGATATGTCCGAGATCCTGGAGCATGCCACTGAGCGCACGGCGATCCTGAGCTATATTTTCCGCCGGCTCGAGCTGATGTTCGAAGACCGGGTGCCGACGCTCCTGATCATCGACGAGGCCCATGCCGCGCTTGATGACGCCTTCTTCGCCGCGCGCATGCCTAAATGGGCCGTCACCATGCGCAAGCTTGCGGTGACCATGGTGCTGATGACGCAGTTTCCGAGCCAGATCGAGGCGAGCAAGGCCAAGACCATTCTCGAGGGCCTGCCGCATCGGCTGATTTTCCCGAACGGTCAGGCGATCGAGAGCCAATATGCCGGGCTCAATCTGACGGAAAACCAGCTCGGCTTCGTGCTTGAGGGCCAATATGGACCGCGCCGCGCGCTGTGGAATGGCCCGACGGGATCGACGCTTCTCGATGTCGATCTCTCGCCGCTGGGCCCGCTCTTGACCGCCTTGAGCGGCGGCAAATCGGCCTTGCGCGCCTTTGGTGAAGGGTTCGAGACTCGACCGTTTTTCTGGAGGCTGGACCATGGTTAG
- a CDS encoding glutathione S-transferase family protein, producing MSLTLHWSPRSPYVRKAMVALHEKGLADHVTTVRTAADPLIPHEGLMRTNPLSKIPTLERDGAKPIFDSRVIMEWADATGTQGPRLFPSEPEARWRTLSLEAVGNGLLDIALPWLVEVRMRPENLRYDVQIDAWRRKLNSVVDWLEAEIQAIAERPFDAGHIAIGVALCYLDFRFDSEKWRQTRPLLTAWHAEFSLRPSVLATTFRDDPRPTA from the coding sequence ATGTCACTGACTCTGCACTGGTCGCCAAGGTCACCCTATGTCCGAAAAGCCATGGTCGCGCTGCATGAAAAGGGCCTTGCAGATCACGTCACGACAGTCCGCACAGCCGCCGATCCGCTGATCCCTCACGAGGGGCTGATGCGGACCAACCCGCTTAGCAAAATTCCGACGCTAGAGCGTGACGGTGCCAAGCCGATCTTTGATTCGCGCGTGATCATGGAATGGGCTGATGCCACCGGCACCCAGGGCCCGCGCCTTTTCCCGTCTGAGCCAGAGGCCCGCTGGCGCACGTTATCGCTTGAAGCGGTTGGTAACGGCCTGCTGGACATTGCCCTGCCGTGGTTGGTCGAGGTGCGGATGCGCCCAGAAAACCTGCGCTATGATGTCCAGATCGACGCGTGGCGGCGCAAGCTGAACAGCGTGGTCGACTGGCTCGAGGCCGAGATCCAAGCGATCGCGGAGCGCCCCTTTGACGCGGGCCATATCGCGATCGGGGTCGCTCTTTGCTATCTGGATTTTCGTTTTGACAGCGAAAAATGGCGGCAGACCCGGCCCCTGCTGACTGCTTGGCACGCCGAATTTAGCCTTCGACCTTCGGTTCTGGCAACCACGTTCCGCGATGATCCCCGCCCGACCGCATGA
- a CDS encoding helix-turn-helix transcriptional regulator: protein MLETVLPDHERYLGELEELAPGGFFLGLGLHLGKPQVMVNRFPEPWVRHWEQDVFLGRDPIALWVISQANDAVARWSEISVPDNFGILEKACEHGLCYGATLVTRIGRRRSCLSAARPDREFTDAELSELGGRLNLLAHLFAKSDLVLTEKEIEALRQMKHGLTHTEAGESLGISASALKLRLSSAQKKLGCRNIVSAVARAVEEDLI from the coding sequence GTGCTTGAAACCGTCCTTCCCGATCATGAGCGCTATCTTGGCGAACTCGAAGAGCTCGCGCCCGGAGGGTTCTTCCTCGGTCTCGGGCTGCATCTCGGCAAGCCGCAGGTCATGGTCAATCGCTTTCCCGAGCCCTGGGTCCGACATTGGGAACAGGATGTTTTCCTGGGCCGCGATCCGATCGCCCTTTGGGTCATTTCCCAGGCGAATGACGCGGTCGCGAGATGGTCCGAGATCTCTGTTCCCGACAATTTCGGCATTCTCGAGAAGGCCTGCGAGCACGGTCTTTGCTACGGCGCGACGCTCGTCACCCGGATTGGCCGGCGACGCTCCTGCCTGTCAGCCGCCCGGCCTGATCGCGAGTTCACGGACGCGGAATTGAGCGAGCTTGGCGGAAGGCTCAACCTGCTCGCGCATCTCTTCGCCAAAAGCGATCTGGTCCTCACCGAGAAGGAGATCGAGGCCCTGCGCCAGATGAAGCACGGTCTTACCCATACCGAAGCAGGCGAGAGCTTGGGGATCAGCGCCTCGGCCCTGAAGTTGCGGCTCTCCAGCGCACAGAAGAAACTCGGCTGCCGCAATATCGTCTCGGCCGTGGCGCGGGCGGTCGAGGAGGATCTGATCTAG
- a CDS encoding TrbC/VirB2 family protein, translating to MFPNLALRRFRRAIPLALSLPIAGFASRALAQANQGIDFTKANTLGNNWTTWIMGNPVVWFFSTAFVIVGIMAALNRAPWAWLLYIIIGAIIAMPASTLVSNLNSFL from the coding sequence ATGTTCCCGAACCTTGCTCTCCGGCGCTTTCGCCGGGCGATCCCGCTTGCCCTGTCGCTGCCTATCGCGGGCTTTGCGTCACGGGCCCTTGCTCAGGCCAATCAGGGCATCGATTTCACCAAGGCCAATACGCTCGGCAACAACTGGACGACCTGGATCATGGGCAATCCCGTGGTCTGGTTCTTCTCCACCGCCTTCGTCATCGTCGGCATCATGGCGGCCTTGAACCGCGCGCCTTGGGCCTGGCTTCTCTACATCATCATCGGCGCCATCATTGCCATGCCGGCTTCGACGCTGGTCAGTAATCTCAACAGCTTCCTCTGA
- a CDS encoding maleate cis-trans isomerase family protein has translation MSDHLIARRVGHLYPSGGISDHELQRMAPEGLRFLVTRMPFRDTSRESDILMARDVESHAGLLADAKVELIAFNCTAASMLAGPGVLERRIETATGIPAVTTIEAVMAGLSRFDARKVALFTAYDPDVVEEEHRFLATRGISVVAEGHVPCSDPISQGNIPPRRWFELVTGTDCREAEAILCSCAGIEISPVLSAIEHLTGKPVIASNAALLRLILTRLAWSSPVEGYGRLLMENNG, from the coding sequence GTGTCTGACCACCTGATCGCGCGCCGCGTCGGCCATCTCTATCCTTCCGGCGGCATTTCGGACCATGAATTGCAGCGCATGGCCCCCGAGGGGCTTCGCTTTCTGGTGACGCGGATGCCCTTCCGCGATACCAGCCGCGAATCCGACATTCTGATGGCTCGCGATGTCGAAAGCCATGCCGGATTGCTTGCCGACGCGAAGGTCGAGTTGATCGCCTTCAACTGCACCGCCGCCAGCATGTTGGCGGGGCCGGGCGTGCTGGAACGCCGGATCGAGACGGCCACCGGCATTCCCGCGGTCACCACGATAGAGGCCGTGATGGCGGGGCTGTCGCGATTTGATGCCCGGAAAGTAGCGCTTTTCACAGCCTATGATCCGGATGTCGTCGAAGAGGAGCATAGGTTTCTTGCGACGCGCGGAATCTCGGTCGTTGCGGAGGGCCATGTTCCCTGCTCCGATCCGATCAGTCAAGGCAACATTCCGCCGCGCCGCTGGTTCGAGCTGGTCACAGGAACCGACTGCCGCGAGGCGGAGGCGATCCTCTGCAGTTGCGCAGGGATCGAGATCTCGCCTGTCCTCTCGGCGATTGAACACCTTACTGGAAAGCCCGTGATTGCAAGCAATGCTGCCTTGCTCAGGCTAATCCTGACAAGGCTAGCGTGGAGCTCGCCTGTGGAAGGATATGGTAGACTTTTAATGGAGAACAATGGGTAA
- a CDS encoding mandelate racemase/muconate lactonizing enzyme family protein translates to MKITKVEAIPFAIPYSHPLKFASGAVHMAEHILVRVHGEDGMVGVAEAPPRPFTYGETQAGIKAVVEQIFAPQVIGLDVFEREKVLSRMNRTVGNPCAKGALDVAIWDLMGKVLGQPVTRLLGGYTDRLRVSHMIGFDDPAKMVDVAQEFLDRYGISTFKVKVGRQPFMLDVEVCRALRQHFGDKVDLYIDGNRGWTATDAARALRAMEDLDLLFAEELNPADDVMGRRWLVRQAKIPMFADESVSRPAEVVRELLNGGATAISIKTARTGFSMSQRVLFLSESIGVENYIGNQIDGQVGTIASLVFGAAYQATSSRAAELSNFLDMSDDLLADPLVISGGELKVRDLPGTGVVVDEEKLSHFRLDK, encoded by the coding sequence ATGAAAATTACCAAGGTAGAAGCCATTCCCTTCGCCATTCCTTACTCCCACCCGTTGAAATTCGCGTCGGGTGCGGTCCACATGGCTGAGCACATCCTTGTACGCGTTCATGGCGAAGACGGAATGGTCGGCGTGGCCGAGGCACCTCCGCGTCCGTTCACCTATGGCGAAACGCAGGCCGGCATCAAAGCGGTGGTTGAACAAATCTTTGCCCCCCAAGTCATCGGTCTTGACGTGTTCGAGCGTGAAAAGGTGCTAAGCCGTATGAACCGCACCGTCGGCAACCCCTGTGCCAAGGGTGCGCTGGACGTGGCCATCTGGGATCTAATGGGCAAAGTTCTGGGTCAGCCGGTCACACGCCTGCTGGGGGGCTATACCGACCGTCTCCGTGTAAGCCACATGATCGGCTTTGACGACCCTGCCAAGATGGTGGACGTCGCGCAGGAATTCTTGGACCGCTATGGCATCTCGACCTTCAAGGTCAAAGTCGGCCGCCAGCCGTTTATGCTGGATGTTGAGGTGTGTCGCGCGCTCAGGCAACATTTCGGCGACAAGGTGGACCTGTATATCGACGGCAATCGCGGTTGGACTGCCACCGATGCCGCACGAGCGCTGCGCGCGATGGAAGACCTGGACCTGCTGTTTGCCGAAGAGTTGAATCCGGCAGATGACGTGATGGGTCGTCGTTGGTTGGTCCGGCAGGCCAAGATTCCGATGTTCGCGGATGAATCCGTTTCCCGCCCGGCCGAGGTTGTCCGCGAATTGCTTAACGGCGGGGCAACGGCAATCTCTATCAAGACGGCACGTACCGGATTCAGCATGTCCCAAAGGGTGTTGTTCCTGTCTGAATCCATTGGGGTCGAAAACTATATCGGTAACCAGATCGACGGTCAGGTCGGCACCATCGCCTCGTTGGTCTTTGGCGCGGCTTATCAGGCGACATCGTCACGCGCGGCCGAGTTGTCGAACTTTCTAGATATGAGCGACGATCTGTTGGCCGATCCGCTGGTCATCAGCGGCGGCGAACTAAAGGTGCGCGACCTGCCCGGAACCGGTGTCGTCGTCGACGAAGAAAAGCTGTCTCATTTCCGCCTGGACAAATAG
- a CDS encoding alpha/beta fold hydrolase, translating to MNNLKLSATELAGNASMPLLVVLPSLGTSVAALWTPVAERLAHRFHVVGVDLPGHGQSAPATGPFRMPDLAQAVLAAVELFSRDQFRIAGVSIGGCITQQLTVDAPQRLAKAVILNSAAKIGQAEAWDQRAALVLAEDTAVLREGSAARWFAPGFAERDGKRADALLASLCEADAASYAGLCRALAQFDLRYQLGDITVPMLVIGGKDDVATPPEQQIALAAGFRDGRVHIVPQVGHLAPAEQPDQVEELIAAFLD from the coding sequence ATGAATAACCTCAAACTGTCCGCGACGGAGCTTGCGGGAAACGCGTCGATGCCACTACTGGTGGTCCTGCCCTCACTTGGAACCTCGGTTGCGGCCTTGTGGACGCCTGTGGCCGAAAGACTGGCGCATCGTTTCCATGTCGTGGGCGTCGATTTGCCGGGGCACGGGCAATCGGCACCGGCGACAGGACCGTTCCGCATGCCGGATCTTGCGCAAGCCGTCCTTGCAGCAGTCGAGCTGTTTTCGCGTGACCAATTCCGTATAGCCGGTGTGTCTATCGGGGGCTGCATCACCCAGCAACTGACGGTTGATGCGCCACAACGGCTTGCGAAGGCCGTAATCCTGAACTCTGCCGCCAAAATCGGTCAGGCCGAGGCTTGGGACCAGCGCGCCGCACTAGTCCTGGCCGAAGACACCGCGGTGCTGCGCGAAGGTTCTGCCGCCCGATGGTTTGCTCCGGGGTTCGCCGAACGGGACGGCAAACGGGCCGATGCTCTGCTGGCGTCACTGTGTGAAGCGGACGCAGCAAGCTATGCGGGCCTGTGTCGCGCCCTTGCGCAATTTGACCTGCGCTATCAACTTGGCGACATCACGGTGCCCATGCTTGTCATCGGTGGCAAGGATGATGTCGCCACCCCCCCCGAGCAGCAAATCGCTCTCGCGGCCGGATTTCGCGATGGTCGCGTACATATCGTGCCACAGGTGGGTCACCTAGCCCCGGCCGAACAGCCGGATCAGGTCGAAGAGCTTATCGCGGCTTTCCTTGATTGA
- a CDS encoding LysR family transcriptional regulator — MNFRHLTYFLAVAEELHVGRAADRLGIAQPPLSRQIKQFEIELGVLLFHRGRSGISLTQAGQRLLERGNEIQRMVADSEREIRRIGQGMEGRLRLGYVGSAVYGILPGIVKSFRANYPDVFLSMMPMNNASLKQGLIRREIDLAIARPDLRDGEIISRPLMMEPLALAAPDTVFPGRFAISPEEVSGQLLILYPEYPRPSFADIVLGCAKRHGISVDRTIFTMDVNTALGLVAVGEGVAIVPHSVSSSRMNGIRFHPFATSIGETGLSINHRIDDQSILVSNFVSIARTLVRKL, encoded by the coding sequence ATGAATTTCCGGCACCTGACCTATTTTTTGGCGGTAGCAGAAGAGTTGCATGTGGGTCGCGCCGCTGATCGGCTGGGAATTGCCCAGCCACCGCTAAGCCGCCAAATTAAGCAGTTCGAAATTGAACTGGGCGTGCTGCTGTTTCATCGTGGGCGCAGCGGCATCAGCCTGACACAAGCCGGTCAGCGTCTGCTTGAGCGGGGCAACGAAATCCAGCGCATGGTCGCGGATAGCGAACGCGAAATTCGCCGTATCGGCCAGGGCATGGAGGGGCGACTGCGCCTTGGTTATGTCGGCTCGGCGGTCTATGGAATCCTGCCTGGCATCGTGAAATCGTTCAGGGCGAACTATCCTGATGTATTTCTAAGCATGATGCCGATGAACAACGCCAGCCTCAAACAGGGGTTGATACGACGCGAAATCGACCTTGCCATTGCCCGGCCGGACCTGCGGGACGGAGAAATTATTTCCCGTCCACTGATGATGGAACCGCTGGCCCTTGCCGCTCCTGATACGGTGTTCCCGGGCCGCTTTGCCATTTCGCCCGAAGAGGTTTCAGGACAGCTATTGATCCTTTACCCCGAGTATCCGCGACCCAGTTTCGCCGATATTGTCCTTGGCTGTGCGAAACGCCACGGGATCAGTGTTGACCGAACCATTTTTACGATGGACGTCAACACCGCCCTGGGATTGGTCGCGGTCGGTGAAGGGGTGGCGATCGTGCCGCATTCCGTCAGCAGCTCAAGGATGAACGGGATCCGCTTTCACCCCTTTGCCACCTCGATCGGGGAAACCGGCCTGTCCATCAATCACCGTATCGACGATCAAAGCATCCTCGTTAGCAATTTTGTCTCGATCGCGCGCACCTTGGTTCGCAAGCTCTGA